In Oryza sativa Japonica Group chromosome 3, ASM3414082v1, one DNA window encodes the following:
- the LOC107276793 gene encoding heavy metal-associated isoprenylated plant protein 43 isoform X1 has product MSSKKIVIKVDFVRAKCKAVAMTVVAKIPGVKSLAADDEKGTMTVVGEVDVVQVVGELRKAKFAAEVVSVEPEKKPEAPKKPDDPPKKPDPPPPCPPPPPPCCPGCNSCRPACQCAAAPGGGVVLYEVEADGYGCIIA; this is encoded by the exons ATGTCGTCCAAG AAGATCGTGATCAAGGTGGACTTCGTCCGGGCCAAGTGCAAGGCCGTCGCCATGACCGTGGTGGCCAAGATCCCAG GGGTGAAGTCGCTGGCGGCGGACGATGAGAAGGGGACGATGacggtggtgggggaggtggaCGTGGTGCAGGTGGTGGGCGAGCTCCGCAAGGCCAAGTTCGCGGCGGAGGTCGTCAGCGTCGAGCCGGAGAAGAAGCCCGAGGCGCCCAAGAAGCCCGACGACCCTCCCAAGAAgcccgacccgccgccgccctgcccaccgccgccgccgccgtgctgcccCGGCTGCAACTCCTGCCGCCCCGCCTGCCagtgcgccgccgcccccggcggcggcgtcgtcctctacgAGGTGGAGGCCGATGGCTACGGCTGCATCAtcgcctga
- the LOC107276793 gene encoding heavy metal-associated isoprenylated plant protein 43 isoform X2, with translation MSSKIVIKVDFVRAKCKAVAMTVVAKIPGVKSLAADDEKGTMTVVGEVDVVQVVGELRKAKFAAEVVSVEPEKKPEAPKKPDDPPKKPDPPPPCPPPPPPCCPGCNSCRPACQCAAAPGGGVVLYEVEADGYGCIIA, from the exons ATGTCGTCCAAG ATCGTGATCAAGGTGGACTTCGTCCGGGCCAAGTGCAAGGCCGTCGCCATGACCGTGGTGGCCAAGATCCCAG GGGTGAAGTCGCTGGCGGCGGACGATGAGAAGGGGACGATGacggtggtgggggaggtggaCGTGGTGCAGGTGGTGGGCGAGCTCCGCAAGGCCAAGTTCGCGGCGGAGGTCGTCAGCGTCGAGCCGGAGAAGAAGCCCGAGGCGCCCAAGAAGCCCGACGACCCTCCCAAGAAgcccgacccgccgccgccctgcccaccgccgccgccgccgtgctgcccCGGCTGCAACTCCTGCCGCCCCGCCTGCCagtgcgccgccgcccccggcggcggcgtcgtcctctacgAGGTGGAGGCCGATGGCTACGGCTGCATCAtcgcctga